From Spirosoma aerolatum, one genomic window encodes:
- a CDS encoding mycofactocin-coupled SDR family oxidoreductase produces the protein MADFQNKVAFITGAAHGQGRAVALALAGEGASIVAFDLAKPMAYPGYALGSESELDGLKREVETLGSQCMTAQGDVRRDEDIVHAVDAAVARFGRIDILFNNAGICAYGLAHELPEDEWDAMIDINLKGAWLVARRVIPVMIRQQSGVIINNSSIAGLRGMNRLSHYAASKWGLVGLTKSWAIELAPHSIRVNSIHPTGVNTPMNDGLAALEGTTTQEIAERSAGNLLPVPWVEPEDVSAMVLYLASDKARYVTGAQFVLDAGLLTR, from the coding sequence ATGGCTGATTTTCAGAATAAAGTGGCATTTATTACCGGAGCGGCTCACGGACAGGGAAGGGCCGTAGCTCTGGCGCTGGCTGGCGAAGGCGCTAGCATTGTGGCCTTCGATCTGGCTAAACCGATGGCGTATCCGGGCTATGCGCTCGGCTCGGAAAGTGAGCTGGATGGTCTGAAACGAGAAGTAGAAACGCTGGGTTCTCAATGTATGACTGCCCAGGGCGATGTTCGACGCGATGAGGATATTGTTCATGCCGTCGATGCGGCCGTCGCTCGATTTGGCCGAATCGACATTCTGTTCAACAACGCTGGTATTTGCGCCTATGGCCTTGCCCATGAACTACCAGAAGACGAGTGGGATGCCATGATCGACATTAACCTGAAAGGGGCCTGGCTAGTCGCTCGTCGGGTTATTCCGGTAATGATTCGGCAGCAATCAGGGGTTATTATTAATAATTCATCGATTGCGGGCCTGCGCGGTATGAATCGGCTGAGTCATTATGCAGCATCGAAATGGGGGCTGGTAGGGCTAACCAAATCCTGGGCTATTGAACTCGCTCCGCATAGCATTCGGGTTAATTCCATTCATCCGACCGGTGTAAATACGCCCATGAACGACGGTCTGGCCGCGCTGGAAGGCACTACCACGCAGGAAATTGCCGAACGGTCGGCGGGTAATCTGTTACCTGTTCCCTGGGTGGAACCTGAAGATGTATCGGCGATGGTACTCTATCTGGCATCCGACAAAGCCCGTTATGTTACAGGCGCTCAATTTGTGCTGGATGCAGGGTTATTGACCCGGTAA
- a CDS encoding carboxymuconolactone decarboxylase family protein, with protein sequence MPRITPLPATEATPDVQEAFDAHVSDYPGSRITNMKATLGRSLLAFQVYMQWYPLYEEVKKILGPRLAYLYAHAISEGSNCPLCTTFFRRIIIDNGEQPENLTLTAHEQAVIDFGSAIAQNKGTIADELYAPMGEHYSESQQVILVAFAGQMIATNVFNNVLEVNIDEYLYPYLPLTGPIHAQS encoded by the coding sequence ATGCCCCGAATTACCCCCTTGCCCGCAACAGAAGCAACTCCCGACGTTCAGGAGGCTTTTGATGCACACGTTAGCGACTATCCGGGTAGCCGCATTACGAATATGAAAGCCACGCTAGGACGTTCATTGCTGGCGTTTCAGGTGTATATGCAATGGTATCCGCTCTACGAAGAGGTCAAGAAAATTCTTGGCCCTCGCCTGGCCTATCTCTATGCCCATGCCATCTCCGAAGGGTCTAACTGCCCGTTGTGTACGACGTTTTTCCGCCGGATCATTATCGATAATGGTGAGCAGCCCGAAAATCTCACGCTGACAGCTCATGAACAGGCGGTGATTGACTTTGGCAGTGCGATTGCTCAAAACAAAGGCACTATTGCCGACGAACTGTATGCGCCAATGGGCGAACATTATTCCGAGTCCCAACAGGTGATTTTGGTTGCTTTTGCGGGCCAGATGATTGCGACCAACGTATTCAACAATGTGCTGGAAGTGAACATCGACGAGTATCTATATCCTTATCTGCCGTTGACCGGCCCCATTCATGCGCAATCCTGA